AAGACGATCGCCATCATCGGCCGGCCCAATGTCGGCAAGTCGACACTGTTCAACCGGCTAGCCGGCAAGCATCTCGCCATCGTCCACGACACCCCGGGCGTCACCCGCGACCGCAAGGAGGCAGACGTTTCGTGGGGGGACCTGCGCTTCAACCTGATCGACACGGCGGGCTTCGACGAGGCGGCGCCCGAAACCCTGACAGGCCGCATGCAGGCGCAGACGGAAGCCGCGATCAAGTCCGCCGACGTCTGCCTGTTGCTGGTCGACGCGCGCGCCGGCGTCACGCCGCTCGACGAGCATTTTGCGCAAATCCTGCGCCGCCACGCGCGGAAAACCCTGCTGATCGCCAACAAATGCGAAGGCCGCGCCGGCGAAGCCGGCGTCTATGAGGCCTATAGGCTCGGCCTCGGCGATCCGATCGCGATTTCCGCCGAGCATGGCGAGGGGCTCGCCGACCTTTACCAGGCGCTGCGCGGCGTCGTCGGCGCGCAAGCGGAGGCCGAAGAGGTCGAGGCGCGGGCGGAGGAAGGCGAGGGCGAGGCGCCGGTAGGTCCGCTGCGGATTGCCGTCATCGGCCGGCCCAATGTCGGCAAGTCGACGCTGATCAACAGGCTGATCGGCGAGGAGCGGCTGCTGACCGGTCCGGAAGCCGGGATCACGCGGGATTCGATCCGCGTTCCCTGGGTTTGGCGCGGCCGCGAGGTGGCGCTCCACGACACGGCGGGCATGCGCAGGCGCGCGCGAGTGCAGGAAAGCCTGGAGAAGCTGTCGGTCGCCGACGCGCTCAACGCCATCCGCTTCGCCGAGGTGGTGGCGCTCTTGATCGATGCGCGGGAGCCTTTCGAGAAGCAGGACCTGCAGCTTGCCGACCTTGTCGAGCGCGAGGGAAGGGCGCTCGTCATCGGCGTCAACAAATGGGATCTGGCTGCCGACAAGAAGGCACTGCGCAAAGAGCTGGCAGAAGAGCTGGAACGGCTTCTGCCGCAGCTTCGCGGCGTGCGGCTCGTTTCCGTCTCGGCGCTGAACGGGACCGGCATCGAGGCGCTGATGGAGGCGGTCGTCGCGGCGGCCGACGTCTGGAACCGGCGCGTCCCGACCGCCGCGCTCAACCGCTGGCTTGCAGACGCCGTCGCGGCGCATCCGCCGCCGGCCGTCGCCGGAAGGCGCATCCGCCTGCGCTACATGACGCAGGCCAAGGCGCGCCCGCCGACATTCGTCCTGTTCTCGCAGCGCGCCAAGTCGCTGCCAACCGCCTACCGGCGGTATCTCGTCAACGGATTGCGCACCGCCTTCGCGCTTCCCGGCACGCCGATCCGCTTGAGCCTGCGCACCGGCACGAACCCCTATGCCGAAAGTGGGGGTAGGTCCTAAGACCGGACGATGGTGTCGCTGGGGGCGTCGTAGAGGACGCCGTTCTCGGTGAAATCGGCGCCGGCGAGGGTGAAGAACGCGTCTTCCAGCGCCTCGGGCGGCGGCAGGCTCTCGGGGTCCTCGCCCGGCATGGCCTTGGCCCGCATGGCGGTGCGGGTCGGGCCCGGATTGAGGAGATTGGCGCGCGCCGTTGTCATGGCGATCTCGGCTGCGTAGATGCGCACCATCGCCTCGAGCGCCGCCTTGGAGACCGCGTAAGCGCCCCAATAGGCCTTGGGATGGCGGGCCACGCCGGAAGTGACGAAGACCGCGCGGCCGGCCTCCGACTGGCGCAACAGCGGGTCGAGGGAGCGGATCAGGCGCCAGTTCGCGGTCAGGTTGACGGCCATGACCTCGTCCCAATCCTTTGGCGCCACATGGGCGAGCGGGGAAAGCGGGCCGAGCACGCCGGCATTGCCAATCAGCACGTCGAGCCTTTTCCAGCGCTCATAGATGGCGCCACCGAGCCGGTCGATGCCGAGCCCGTCGTCGAGGCTGAGAGGAACCAGGGTCGCGGCGCTGCCGAGCGCGCGCACCTCGTCGTCGAGCTCCTCCAGACCCCCGACGGTGCGCGCCACCGCGATCACATGCGCCCCTTCGCGGGCAAAGGCGCGAGCGAGCGCCCGGCCGATGCCGCGCGACGCGCCAGTGATGAGAGCGATGCGGCCGTCGAATCTGCCGCTCATCCAACCTCGGCGAGGAGCGAGAGCTGCAGGGGCTCGAAGGCGCCGTCGCGGTCGGTCAGCGGGGTCGGGTAGTCGCCGGTGAAGCAGTGGTCGGTGAATTGCGGGTGCACCGGGTCGCGGCCTTGATAGCCCATCGCCCGGTAGATTCCGTCGACGGAGAGAAATTCCAGCGAGTCGCAGCCGATGAAGTTGCGCATGGCCTCAAGGTCGCGGGTCGCAGCCAGCAGGTTCTTCTGATCCGGGGTGTCGATGCCGTAATAGTCCGGATGGGTGATCGGCGGGCTTGCGATGCGCATATGCACCGCACGGGCGCCGGCGTCGCGCACCATCTGCACGATCTTCACCGCGGTCGTGCCGCGGACGATGGAATCGTCGATCAGTACGACGCTTTTGCCGGCGACCTGGGAGCGGTTGACATTGTGCTTCAGCTTGACGCCGAGCTGGCGGATCTGCTGGGTCGGCTCGATGAAGGTGCGGCCGACATAATGGTTGCGGATGATGCCGAGCTCGAACGGGAGGTTGGCAGCCTGCGCATAGCCGAGCGCCGCCGGCACGCCGGAATCCGGCACCGGCACGATCACGTCGGCAGGCGCCGGCGCCTCCAGGGCCAGTTGCTCGCCCATGCGCTTGCGCACCTCGTAGACGCTGCGGCCGTTGACGATGGAATCGGGGCGGGAGAAATAGATGTATTCGAAGATGCAGGGGCGGGGCCGCTGCGGCGCGAAGGGTTTCAGCGATTCCAGGCCGTCCTCGGTGATGACCACGATCTCGCCGTTCTCCACGTCGCGCACGTAGCGGGCGCCGATGATGTCGAGCGCGCAGGTCTCCGAGGCCAGGATCGGCGTGCCGCTGAGATCGCCGAGCACCAGCGGCCTTATGCCGAGCGGGTCGCGGGCGCCGATCAGCTTCTTGTTGGTCAGCGCGACCAGGGAATAGGCGCCCTCGATCTGGCTCAGCGCCTCGATGAAGCGGTCGATGAAACGCCGCCCCGGGCTGCGCGCCACCAGATGCAGAATGACCTCGGTGTCCGAAGTCGACTGGCACAGCGCGCCTTCGCGCACGAGCTGACGGCGCAGGGTTACGGCGTTGGTGAGATTGCCGTTATGACCGACCGCGAAGCCGCCGCCGGCAAGCTCGGCGAACAATGGCTGGACGTTGCGCAGGATGGTTTCGCCGGTGGTCGAGTAGCGGTTGTGGCCGATGGCCGCCTGGCCAGCCAGTCGCTCGATGACGCGGGCATCGGAGAAATGGTCGCCGACCAGGCCGAGGTGGCGCTCGGAATGGAACTGGCGGCCGTCGAACGAGACGATGCCGGCCGCCTCCTGGCCGCGATGCTGCAGCGCGTGCAGGCCGAGCACCACAAGCGCGGCTGCGTCCGGGTAGCCGAAAACGCCGAACACGCCGCAATGTTCGCGCAGTCGGTCGCCGTCTGAATCGAAATCGCGCCTGCCAGGGGCGGAGCTTTCGATCATGTCAGAGATCCCGGTTGTCGCCGCGGGGGGACGTTCATACCGTTCGTCACTGCTCGCCGGCCCCGCGCGTGCTCTCCATGAGCTGGTCCAGGCTTCGCCGCTCAGTGCGCTTATAGCCCAGCTCGTTGTCGGAGTCTTCATTTTTGCTGTCGCCTTCCGGCGGCGGCCCCTCCGGGGGGCCCTCTCCCTCATCGGGCTCGCCCGGCGGCTTGATCTTCGACAGCGCCGAGCCCGGGTCCTCCGGCAGCATTCGCCGAATCGCCTCGCCGGTGTAATCGAGCACGGGCCGCGACTTGGCCTCGCGCACCCATTGCGGCTGGTTTGCATCCGGCACCAGCCAGGTGAAGAACAGATAGGCGATGACGACGATGATCAGCCCGCGGCCCAGCCCGAAGACGAAGCCGAAGGTGCGGTCGAGGGCGCCGACACGGCTGTCGAGGATCTTGTCGGCGAGACGGATGGTAATGAAGGTCACCACGACCAGCGTGACCAGGAAGATGCCGAGTACGAGCAGGACGTCGGCGAGCAGCTTCGGACTGCCGCTGAGCATCTCACGGGCCTGCTCCTGGTAGCGCGGAAAAAGCCACAGGGCGACCAGCGCCGCGACCACCCAGGACAGGATCGACAAGAGTTCGCGGGTAAAGCCGCGCGCCATGGCGAGCAGTCCCGAGACCAGCATGAAGGCCAACAGGATGATATCAAGCCACGTGATCGGCATGAAACGTTCCAACCCTTACGTAGTTGCGCGAACCTAGCATGATTCCGCGCCGGCACATGAGACCGGGCTTTATTCCGCGTTGGCGGCGCCGAGGCAAGGATTTTATCGGTCTGGCGGTGTGCGGACCGGAAAGGCTCTAGCCGAGCGACGGTCTTGGCTTCCGAAATCTAAAGTGTTCGTCGGTTATATGTGATCTTCGACTTAACGCTTTCTTATCGCGACAAGCGTAAGCTATTAGCAATTTGAACCTGCAATGAATTGAGAGCAGAATCTTGCGCTTCGCTACAAACAGCAAGAGACGCAATTCTCTAATCGCCGGTTACGTATCCTTGATGGGAGGTGCCGTCCTGCGTCATCGCGCGGAGGTCTCCGAACGGGCTAAACGCCTGGAGGCCGAACGCGCCAACAAGGTTACATCGCAATTCATCGCCAATATGAGCCATGAATTGCGGACGCCGCTTAACGCGATCATCGGCTTTTCGGAATTCATGCGAAACGCCGAGAAGAACAAGCTCAGCCATGCCCGCATAAAGGAATATTCCGATTACATCTATAATTCTTCTGTGAATTTGCTCAATATTTTCAACAAAATAATCGACATATCTAAGATTCAAAGTGGATCAATGGTCGTAGATCGCCAGGAAATATCCGTTGAAGAGATTTTGCAGCCGTGCATTAAGATGCTATCGGGTACTGGAGGAAAAAATCGGCCGACCATCAAGGAGAGAATTGATCCAGACTTGCCAAATATTTTCGCAGATATCGTGAAATTGAAGCAGGTGTTTCATAACATCCTCGAAAACGCCCTGAAATTTACGCCTCCTGAGGGTATAATCACCGTGTCTGCTCAACCCGGTGCCAATAATACTGTAGATATTACTTTTTCGGATACCGGCAAGGGCATGAGTTCCGCCGAAGCGAAAATTGCGGCGGCGCCTTTCGTCCAAGCCAAGGGTGAGATCAAGTCGGAGGCCGGAGGCCTCGGTCTGGGCCTTGCCATCGCCAAGGCGCTGGTGGACCTGCATGGGGGCAGGCTGAGCATAACCGCAAAGCAGGGCGCGGGGACCAAGGTCTCCCTCTCGTTGCCGGCATGCTCGGCCGCAACGGATGAACCGAACCGCGAAACGGAGCGCGCGAGCGCATCCGCGTCCAGCTACGCTCATGCGCGAAAACTCGGAGCGGCGTGATCATGTCCCAGGCAGCAACAGCGGTTCGGCCCATCGTCGGTCATGAGAAATCGGTCGGGCGCATTATTTCAGTCAGCGGCTCGCAGGCCATCGTGCTGTTGGAGGACACCGGGGGCGGCAGGCGGCAATCCGACGTCGTCCTGCGCCCGGTCATGGGAACCCTGCTGCGGGTGAGAACGCCCAGTTCGATGGTTCTCGGCCTGGTTTCGGCGCAAAGCGTGCCGGTTCCCACGCCGGAATCGACGGCATCGGAAGTCCGCATTCTCGAGCTGGAGCTGGTCGGCGAGCTGTTGCTGGACGCGCAAGGCGAGGTTCAGTCCTTCAGGCGCGGCGTAACCCGGCACCCCTCGCTCGGCGACCAGGCGTACGCGACCTCGGGGCGCGATCTCGAACTCGCCTATTCGCCGGCCCACAAATCGATCAAGGTGGGAACCATTTCGCAGGATCCGAACATACCGGCCAGCGTTCTGGTGGATCAGCTTCTCGGCAAGCATTTTGCGGTTCTCGGCACGACCGGCACGGGCAAATCCTGCGCGGTGGCGCGGATCCTGCGCTCCATACTGGACGCCAACCCGAACGCCCATATTCTGCTGCTCGATCCTCACAGCGAATATGCGACGGCGTTCGGCGACAGGGCCGAGGTCATCAACTTTGCCAATCTGGACCTGCCCTATTGGCTGTTCAACTTCGAGGAAATCGTCCAGGTCATGATCGGCGATGCCGTCGATGCCGAGGACGAGGTCGACATTCTCGCCGAACTGATTCCGATCGTTAAGGGCAAATACGCCTCCAACAGGCGCAGGACGAGCGATCTGGCCCTGCGCAAGGACAGCGTCGAGACCGGGGCCGGCTTCACCGTGGATACGCCGACGCCCTACCGCCTTTCCGATCTTCTCGACGTCATCGACCAGCGCATGGGCAGCCTGGAGCTCAAACATGCGCTGAGACCCTATAAGCGGCTCAAGGCCCGCATCGAGACCGTCGCCAACGATCCGCGCTATTCCTTCATGTTCGGCAAGACCGCAACGCAGGACCATATGGCCGCCGTGCTCGGGCGGCTGTTCCGCATCCCGGTAAACTCCAAGCCCGTCGCCATCGTGGAGCTGACCGGCCTGCCGTCGGAAGTCGTCGACGTGCTGGTGTCGGTCATTTGCCGCCTGTCGTTCGATTTCGCCATGTGGGGCGAGGGGCGCATGCCGCTCACGATCATCTGCGAGGAAGCCCACAGATATATTCCCAACGATCCCAAGCTCGGCTTCCGGCCGACGCGGCAGGCCATCGCCCGCATTGCCAAGGAGGGACGCAAATACAGCGTGTCTCTTTGCGTCGTAAGCCAACGGCCGGGCGAGCTCGACGCAACGATCCTGTCGCAATGCAGCACCGTCTTCTCTCTGCGTCTGGCCAATGAGGACGATCAGCATATCGTCCGCGCGGCGATTTCCGACGCGGCCGCCAGCCTGCTCGAATTCCTGCCGGCGCTCGGCGAACGAGAAGCCATCGCCTTTGGCGACGGCGTGACATTGCCGATGCGTTTCCGCTTCCTCGAGTTGCCGGCCGATGCGCTTCCCCGGGGCCGCAACGCCGCCTTCACCGATCAATGGAAAGAAAATCAGAAGAACGGGAGCTATGTCGAAGCGGTGGTCAATCGCTGGCGCGCCGCATATGCCGTCAATCTGTGGCAAGACCAGGGGGCCGGCGCGAGCCGCGGCGGGACGCAGCGGGAGAACGTCGCTGCGGAAGAACCGCCCGCCGCCAAGCTGGCGGTGGAGCCCGAAGCCGCGCCGGCGGCGCCGGACGTGAATCTCGAGGCCGCGACAGAAGCGCGGGGGGCATCGCTTGAAGCAAGACTCAACCTACTGAAGGAGCGGCTTGCACAAGGCGGTTCGCTGTCCGATCCGCCGGTCCGCGACTGACCCGATCGGGGACTGCCCCGCCATCCGGCTACCGGCCGGTCCTTATCCATACTCGTTCAGACGACCGTTCACGCGCTCGCAAGAGGCGGCGAGGAATCGTGTCTTATACCGAATTCATATGCTATATTTCGCATATGATAGTGGAATTGGGGTAGGTTGCCATTGGCCCGGTTTCATGGTCGCGGGCACCGTCACGATGCAAGACACAGTTTCCGCGGCGCCCAGACGGCGCTATGCATGCGTGTGAGGCCTGCCTGTTCGCCGGCTTTTTCTGTTACGCAATCGAGGGGGATTCCCATGAGACGCACTACTGGCCGGAATTTTCTGTTTGTTCCTGGTCCGACCAACATCCCGGATCGGGTGCAGCGCGCCATGTTGGTGGCGATGGAGGACCATCGCTCCTCCAAGTTCCCGGACCTTTCGAGGAGCGTACTCGCCGATTTGAAGAAGGTGTTCAAGACCGACGAGGGGCAGGTATTCGTCTTTCCCTCATCCGGGACCGGCGGCTGGGAGGCCGCGCTGACCAATACGCTGTCGCCCGGAGACAGGATTCTCGCCTCGCGGCTCGGCCAATTCAGCCACCTGTGGATCGACATGGCGCAGCGTCTCGATTTCGACGTCGAGATTGAGGAAGTCGAATGGGGGGAGGGCGTGCCGCTGGAGCGCACCGAAGAGGTGCTGCGCGCCGACAAAAAGCATAAGATCAAGGCCATCCTCGCCTGCCACAACGAGACCGCGACGGGTGTGACCAGCGATATCGCAGGGCTGCGCAAGGCGATGGACGCTGCCGGCCATCCGGCCCTGCTGTTCGTGGACGCGGTGAGTTCTCTCTGCAGCATTGATTTCCGCATGCAGGAGTGGCGCGTCGACCTCGCCGTCACCGGCTCGCAGAAGGGACTGATGCTGCCGGCGGGGCTGGGGATCCTGGCGGTCAGTCCCAAGGCGCTGGAAGCCACGAAGAGCGCAAAATCGCGGCGCTGCTATTTCGATCTCGCCGACATGATGGCGAGCAACCCTGGCGGATATTTCCCCTATACGCCGGCGCTGCCCATGCTGTACGGCCTGCGCGAGGCCCTCAACATGATCTTCGAGGAGGGGTTGGACGACATCTTCGCGCGCCACGCCTATTTCGCCGCCGGCGTGCGGGCCGCCGTCACCAAGGGCTGGGGCCTCAAGCTCTGCGCCAAGGAGCCGAAATGGTACTCCGACACCGTCAGCGCGGTGATGCTGCCGGAGGGCATCAACGGCGCGCACGTCATTGACGTGGCGTTCCGGCGCTACAATCTGGCGCTCGGCGCGGGCCTCGCCAAGGTTGCCGGCAAGCTGTTCCGCATCGGTCATCTGGGCGACCTCAACGAGCTCATGCTGATGGGCGCGATCGCAGGCGCCGAGATGGCGATGCTCGACGTTGGCGTCAAGCTTCGGCCGGGCAGCGGCGTCGGGGCGGCGTCCGACTATTGGCGCAGCCAGGACCCGGTGCCGAAGCGCAAGACCTCCAAGGACGAGCAGTTTTACGAGGCCCATTCGACGGGGTCGATTCAGGGCTGACGCGGCGCTTAAACCAAAATCCGCCTGATCCGAATCGGATTTTGGTCCTATCTATTTGGTTGAGCATGTTCTTATCGCAAAACCGGTTGCCACTTTTGCGGAACATGCCCTAGAGCGG
This portion of the Hyphomicrobiales bacterium genome encodes:
- the der gene encoding ribosome biogenesis GTPase Der; this translates as MSKTIAIIGRPNVGKSTLFNRLAGKHLAIVHDTPGVTRDRKEADVSWGDLRFNLIDTAGFDEAAPETLTGRMQAQTEAAIKSADVCLLLVDARAGVTPLDEHFAQILRRHARKTLLIANKCEGRAGEAGVYEAYRLGLGDPIAISAEHGEGLADLYQALRGVVGAQAEAEEVEARAEEGEGEAPVGPLRIAVIGRPNVGKSTLINRLIGEERLLTGPEAGITRDSIRVPWVWRGREVALHDTAGMRRRARVQESLEKLSVADALNAIRFAEVVALLIDAREPFEKQDLQLADLVEREGRALVIGVNKWDLAADKKALRKELAEELERLLPQLRGVRLVSVSALNGTGIEALMEAVVAAADVWNRRVPTAALNRWLADAVAAHPPPAVAGRRIRLRYMTQAKARPPTFVLFSQRAKSLPTAYRRYLVNGLRTAFALPGTPIRLSLRTGTNPYAESGGRS
- a CDS encoding SDR family NAD(P)-dependent oxidoreductase; the encoded protein is MSGRFDGRIALITGASRGIGRALARAFAREGAHVIAVARTVGGLEELDDEVRALGSAATLVPLSLDDGLGIDRLGGAIYERWKRLDVLIGNAGVLGPLSPLAHVAPKDWDEVMAVNLTANWRLIRSLDPLLRQSEAGRAVFVTSGVARHPKAYWGAYAVSKAALEAMVRIYAAEIAMTTARANLLNPGPTRTAMRAKAMPGEDPESLPPPEALEDAFFTLAGADFTENGVLYDAPSDTIVRS
- the purF gene encoding amidophosphoribosyltransferase — protein: MIESSAPGRRDFDSDGDRLREHCGVFGVFGYPDAAALVVLGLHALQHRGQEAAGIVSFDGRQFHSERHLGLVGDHFSDARVIERLAGQAAIGHNRYSTTGETILRNVQPLFAELAGGGFAVGHNGNLTNAVTLRRQLVREGALCQSTSDTEVILHLVARSPGRRFIDRFIEALSQIEGAYSLVALTNKKLIGARDPLGIRPLVLGDLSGTPILASETCALDIIGARYVRDVENGEIVVITEDGLESLKPFAPQRPRPCIFEYIYFSRPDSIVNGRSVYEVRKRMGEQLALEAPAPADVIVPVPDSGVPAALGYAQAANLPFELGIIRNHYVGRTFIEPTQQIRQLGVKLKHNVNRSQVAGKSVVLIDDSIVRGTTAVKIVQMVRDAGARAVHMRIASPPITHPDYYGIDTPDQKNLLAATRDLEAMRNFIGCDSLEFLSVDGIYRAMGYQGRDPVHPQFTDHCFTGDYPTPLTDRDGAFEPLQLSLLAEVG
- a CDS encoding CvpA family protein is translated as MPITWLDIILLAFMLVSGLLAMARGFTRELLSILSWVVAALVALWLFPRYQEQAREMLSGSPKLLADVLLVLGIFLVTLVVVTFITIRLADKILDSRVGALDRTFGFVFGLGRGLIIVVIAYLFFTWLVPDANQPQWVREAKSRPVLDYTGEAIRRMLPEDPGSALSKIKPPGEPDEGEGPPEGPPPEGDSKNEDSDNELGYKRTERRSLDQLMESTRGAGEQ
- a CDS encoding HAMP domain-containing sensor histidine kinase, yielding MRFATNSKRRNSLIAGYVSLMGGAVLRHRAEVSERAKRLEAERANKVTSQFIANMSHELRTPLNAIIGFSEFMRNAEKNKLSHARIKEYSDYIYNSSVNLLNIFNKIIDISKIQSGSMVVDRQEISVEEILQPCIKMLSGTGGKNRPTIKERIDPDLPNIFADIVKLKQVFHNILENALKFTPPEGIITVSAQPGANNTVDITFSDTGKGMSSAEAKIAAAPFVQAKGEIKSEAGGLGLGLAIAKALVDLHGGRLSITAKQGAGTKVSLSLPACSAATDEPNRETERASASASSYAHARKLGAA
- a CDS encoding ATP-binding protein; amino-acid sequence: MSQAATAVRPIVGHEKSVGRIISVSGSQAIVLLEDTGGGRRQSDVVLRPVMGTLLRVRTPSSMVLGLVSAQSVPVPTPESTASEVRILELELVGELLLDAQGEVQSFRRGVTRHPSLGDQAYATSGRDLELAYSPAHKSIKVGTISQDPNIPASVLVDQLLGKHFAVLGTTGTGKSCAVARILRSILDANPNAHILLLDPHSEYATAFGDRAEVINFANLDLPYWLFNFEEIVQVMIGDAVDAEDEVDILAELIPIVKGKYASNRRRTSDLALRKDSVETGAGFTVDTPTPYRLSDLLDVIDQRMGSLELKHALRPYKRLKARIETVANDPRYSFMFGKTATQDHMAAVLGRLFRIPVNSKPVAIVELTGLPSEVVDVLVSVICRLSFDFAMWGEGRMPLTIICEEAHRYIPNDPKLGFRPTRQAIARIAKEGRKYSVSLCVVSQRPGELDATILSQCSTVFSLRLANEDDQHIVRAAISDAAASLLEFLPALGEREAIAFGDGVTLPMRFRFLELPADALPRGRNAAFTDQWKENQKNGSYVEAVVNRWRAAYAVNLWQDQGAGASRGGTQRENVAAEEPPAAKLAVEPEAAPAAPDVNLEAATEARGASLEARLNLLKERLAQGGSLSDPPVRD
- a CDS encoding aminotransferase class V-fold PLP-dependent enzyme, with translation MRRTTGRNFLFVPGPTNIPDRVQRAMLVAMEDHRSSKFPDLSRSVLADLKKVFKTDEGQVFVFPSSGTGGWEAALTNTLSPGDRILASRLGQFSHLWIDMAQRLDFDVEIEEVEWGEGVPLERTEEVLRADKKHKIKAILACHNETATGVTSDIAGLRKAMDAAGHPALLFVDAVSSLCSIDFRMQEWRVDLAVTGSQKGLMLPAGLGILAVSPKALEATKSAKSRRCYFDLADMMASNPGGYFPYTPALPMLYGLREALNMIFEEGLDDIFARHAYFAAGVRAAVTKGWGLKLCAKEPKWYSDTVSAVMLPEGINGAHVIDVAFRRYNLALGAGLAKVAGKLFRIGHLGDLNELMLMGAIAGAEMAMLDVGVKLRPGSGVGAASDYWRSQDPVPKRKTSKDEQFYEAHSTGSIQG